Proteins encoded within one genomic window of Pararhizobium capsulatum DSM 1112:
- a CDS encoding CpaD family pilus assembly protein produces MRSTQLSSAARSIRLLALGTLLVAGAGLVGCARDGTTTGSLPDDYRTRHPIVIAESEHVIDVPIASGDRRLTAGARDVIRGFAQSYKGSSTGVVQILLPSGSPNAAAADTMRREIRNTLASAGVPANRLVETRYQAGDTGDAAPVRLRYTAITAQTEPCGQWPSDLALNTMENKNYENFGCATQANMAAQIANPMDLLGPREMSPIDAVQRGEVIKDYRGTNSGTTITINTN; encoded by the coding sequence ATGCGGTCCACTCAGCTTTCCAGTGCAGCCCGTTCCATCCGTCTCCTCGCGCTCGGCACGCTTCTTGTTGCCGGCGCCGGCCTTGTCGGTTGCGCGCGCGACGGCACGACGACCGGCTCGCTGCCGGACGACTACCGCACCCGCCATCCGATCGTGATCGCCGAGTCCGAACATGTCATCGACGTGCCGATCGCCTCCGGCGACCGGCGCCTCACCGCCGGTGCGCGGGACGTCATTCGCGGGTTCGCCCAGAGCTACAAGGGTTCCTCGACCGGGGTCGTACAGATTCTGCTGCCGTCCGGTTCGCCCAACGCTGCTGCTGCCGACACCATGCGCCGCGAAATCCGCAACACGCTCGCGTCGGCTGGCGTCCCGGCCAACAGGCTGGTCGAGACGCGATATCAGGCAGGGGACACCGGCGATGCTGCGCCTGTCCGGCTTCGCTACACGGCGATCACCGCGCAGACCGAGCCATGCGGCCAGTGGCCGAGCGATCTCGCCCTCAACACGATGGAAAACAAGAACTACGAGAATTTCGGGTGTGCGACGCAGGCGAATATGGCTGCCCAGATCGCCAATCCAATGGATCTTCTCGGGCCGCGTGAAATGTCGCCGATAGATGCCGTACAGCGTGGTGAGGTTATCAAGGATTATCGCGGCACCAATAGTGGCACGACCATCACCATCAACACGAACTGA
- a CDS encoding AAA family ATPase: MSAIDYKIETGADETEGLAEARTGDIDHLRPLPRISVHAFCETEALQRVMERCGHDRRMAKVTMRVNSGTIAAAANMFSTMATPNLIILETSTEPQHLMEELAPLAAVCDPSTKVVIIGRYNDIPLYRDLIRNGISEYIVAPVSMPEVLGTIASIFVDPDAEPLGRTIAFIGAKGGVGSSTLAHNCAWGISNLFSTEVVLADLDLPYGTANINFDQDPPSGIAEAVFSPERLDEVFLDRLLTKCSERLSLLAAPSMLDRAYDFDPAAFQPLTELLQRNAPVSVLDVPHQWSEWTRNVLSEADEVVVTAVPDLANLRNAKNLFDCLKKLRPNDKMPHLVLNQVGMPKRPEITPGDFCDSLEIEPVAIIPFDAVLFGNAANSGRMIAEIDKKAPIAETLSQLAHLVTGRAEVKKAKKGGLGKMLGLLGRK; this comes from the coding sequence ATGAGCGCGATTGACTACAAGATCGAGACCGGAGCGGACGAAACGGAAGGTCTGGCTGAGGCGCGGACAGGTGATATCGATCACCTGCGGCCGTTGCCGCGGATTTCCGTGCACGCCTTCTGCGAGACCGAAGCCCTGCAACGGGTCATGGAGCGATGCGGTCACGACAGGCGCATGGCCAAGGTCACGATGCGCGTCAACAGCGGCACGATCGCCGCTGCCGCCAACATGTTCTCGACCATGGCGACGCCAAACCTGATCATCCTGGAGACATCTACCGAGCCGCAGCATCTCATGGAAGAGCTTGCGCCGCTCGCCGCGGTCTGCGACCCGTCGACCAAGGTGGTGATCATTGGTCGCTATAACGATATTCCGCTCTATCGCGACCTGATCCGCAACGGCATTTCCGAATATATCGTGGCACCTGTCTCGATGCCGGAGGTTCTGGGCACCATCGCATCGATTTTCGTTGATCCGGACGCCGAGCCGCTTGGCCGTACGATTGCCTTTATCGGCGCCAAGGGTGGCGTAGGCTCCTCCACGCTCGCGCACAATTGCGCCTGGGGTATTTCCAACCTGTTCTCCACCGAAGTCGTCCTTGCCGATCTCGATCTCCCCTACGGAACCGCCAATATCAATTTCGACCAGGATCCCCCGAGCGGGATCGCCGAGGCCGTATTTTCGCCGGAGCGGCTGGACGAGGTGTTCCTCGACCGCCTGTTGACCAAGTGCTCCGAGCGCCTCTCGCTTCTGGCGGCTCCCTCGATGCTTGATCGCGCCTATGATTTCGATCCGGCCGCCTTCCAGCCACTGACGGAACTCCTGCAGCGCAACGCGCCGGTCTCCGTGCTCGACGTGCCGCACCAGTGGTCGGAATGGACGCGCAATGTGCTCTCCGAAGCCGACGAAGTGGTCGTGACCGCCGTGCCGGACCTTGCCAACTTGCGCAATGCCAAGAACCTGTTCGATTGCCTGAAGAAGCTCAGGCCCAACGACAAGATGCCGCATCTGGTGCTCAACCAGGTCGGCATGCCGAAGCGGCCGGAGATTACGCCGGGTGATTTCTGCGATTCGCTGGAAATCGAGCCGGTGGCGATCATCCCGTTCGATGCTGTGTTGTTCGGCAATGCTGCCAACAGCGGACGCATGATCGCGGAAATCGACAAGAAGGCACCAATCGCCGAAACCCTGTCGCAGCTCGCGCATCTGGTGACCGGCCGTGCTGAAGTGAAGAAGGCAAAAAAGGGTGGCCTCGGCAAGATGTTGGGTCTGCTGGGTCGCAAGTAA
- a CDS encoding CpaF family protein, whose protein sequence is MFGKRGNEGFGKSGLNAPAPAPVVASAVAATAERTTAAPVLSEPERASAPVRAQPAPAPARRRPARTEDYYDTKSQVFSALIDTIDLSQLAKLDNESAREEIRDIVNDIITIKNFAMSISEQEELLEDICNDVLGYGPLEPLLARDDISDIMVNGAGQTFIEVAGKTIESEVRFRDNAQLLSICQRIVSQVGRRVDESSPICDARLPDGSRVNVIAPPLAIDGTALTIRKFKKDKLKLDQLVKFGAITPEGAVLLQIIGRVRCNVVISGGTGSGKTTLLNCLTGFIDADERVITCEDTAELQLQQPHVVRLETRPPNIEGEGEITMRDLIKNCLRMRPERIIVGEVRGPEVFDLLQAMNTGHDGSMGTIHANTPRECLSRMESMIAMGGFTLPAKTVREIIAGSIDVIVQAARLRDGSRRITHISEVIGMEGDVIITQDLMRYEIDGEDANGRIIGRHKSTGIGRPHFWDRARYFNEDKRLAATLDAMEKD, encoded by the coding sequence ATGTTTGGGAAACGCGGAAACGAAGGCTTCGGCAAGAGCGGCTTGAACGCTCCTGCGCCCGCGCCTGTGGTGGCGTCTGCAGTTGCTGCAACGGCGGAGCGGACAACGGCAGCCCCCGTGCTTTCTGAGCCCGAACGCGCCTCGGCACCGGTTCGCGCGCAGCCGGCGCCAGCACCCGCGCGCCGTCGCCCCGCCCGCACGGAAGACTATTACGACACCAAGAGCCAGGTCTTCTCCGCGCTTATCGACACGATCGATCTTTCCCAGCTCGCCAAGCTCGACAACGAGAGCGCGCGCGAGGAAATCCGCGATATCGTCAACGATATCATCACGATCAAGAACTTCGCGATGTCGATTTCCGAGCAGGAAGAACTGCTCGAGGACATCTGTAACGACGTTCTGGGCTACGGTCCGCTGGAGCCGCTGCTCGCCCGTGACGATATCTCCGACATCATGGTCAACGGGGCCGGCCAGACCTTCATCGAAGTCGCCGGCAAGACCATCGAGTCTGAAGTCCGTTTCCGCGACAACGCGCAGCTCCTGTCGATCTGCCAGCGCATCGTCAGCCAGGTTGGCCGCCGCGTCGACGAATCCTCGCCGATCTGCGACGCGCGTCTTCCGGACGGCTCCCGTGTCAACGTCATCGCGCCGCCGCTTGCCATCGATGGCACCGCGCTCACCATTCGTAAGTTCAAGAAGGACAAGCTGAAGCTCGACCAGCTCGTCAAGTTCGGCGCGATCACCCCGGAAGGCGCTGTCCTTCTCCAGATCATCGGCCGCGTGCGCTGTAATGTTGTCATCTCCGGCGGTACCGGCTCGGGCAAGACGACGCTGCTCAACTGCCTCACAGGCTTCATCGATGCCGACGAGCGCGTCATCACCTGCGAGGATACGGCCGAACTGCAGCTGCAGCAGCCGCATGTGGTGCGTCTCGAAACCCGCCCGCCGAATATCGAAGGTGAAGGCGAGATCACCATGCGCGATCTCATCAAGAACTGCCTGCGCATGCGCCCTGAACGCATCATCGTCGGCGAAGTGCGCGGACCGGAAGTCTTCGACCTGCTGCAGGCGATGAACACCGGTCACGATGGCTCGATGGGAACCATCCACGCAAACACGCCACGCGAATGCCTGTCGCGTATGGAATCGATGATTGCCATGGGCGGCTTTACGCTGCCGGCCAAGACGGTCCGAGAAATCATTGCCGGCTCGATCGACGTCATCGTCCAGGCCGCTCGCCTGCGCGATGGGTCGCGCCGCATCACCCACATCAGCGAAGTGATCGGCATGGAAGGTGATGTCATCATCACCCAGGACCTGATGCGCTACGAGATCGACGGCGAAGACGCCAATGGCCGCATCATCGGCCGCCACAAGTCGACCGGCATCGGTCGCCCGCATTTCTGGGATCGCGCCCGTTACTTCAATGAAGACAAGCGCCTGGCGGCAACGCTCGACGCCATGGAAAAGGATTGA
- a CDS encoding type II secretion system F family protein: MFGIDITVLAIAALAALSTAGLAYGVMFSRIETEKKAENRVRKVAASETDRVKVKAARDRMTEMSKRRKSVQDSLKDLEKKQQEKSAKAAPNMKMRLVQAGLGISVTQFYIMSVGLAIVIGAFSFVAGAMLPIVAGLTLISAAGLPRWIVNFLIKRRCKQFLDEFPNALDVMVRSIKSGLPLNDAVRLIANDGQEPVKTEFRRIIEAQQVGLNIPEACARMINNIPLSEVNFFAIVIAIQAQAGGNLSEALGNLGKVLRERRKMKAKVQALSMEAKASAAIIGALPFIVATLVYLTSPDYMMILFTDPRGHLIMGVSGFWMSVGIWVMRNMINFDI, from the coding sequence ATGTTCGGGATCGACATCACCGTTCTGGCGATCGCGGCACTCGCGGCACTCTCGACCGCAGGGCTTGCCTATGGCGTGATGTTCTCCCGGATAGAGACCGAGAAGAAAGCCGAAAACCGTGTCCGCAAGGTCGCGGCGAGCGAGACCGACCGGGTCAAGGTCAAGGCAGCCCGGGACCGCATGACCGAGATGTCGAAGCGTCGAAAGTCGGTGCAGGATTCGCTGAAGGACCTGGAGAAGAAGCAGCAGGAAAAATCGGCCAAGGCCGCCCCGAACATGAAGATGCGGCTTGTGCAGGCCGGACTTGGGATCAGCGTCACCCAGTTTTATATCATGAGCGTGGGGCTCGCCATCGTCATCGGCGCCTTTTCGTTTGTGGCCGGTGCCATGCTTCCGATCGTCGCGGGCCTGACCTTGATTTCGGCGGCTGGTCTGCCGCGCTGGATCGTCAACTTCCTGATCAAGCGCCGTTGCAAGCAGTTTCTCGACGAGTTTCCCAACGCGCTCGATGTTATGGTGCGCTCGATCAAGTCCGGTCTTCCGCTCAACGACGCCGTCAGGCTGATCGCCAATGATGGCCAGGAACCGGTCAAGACGGAATTCAGGCGTATCATCGAAGCCCAGCAGGTGGGTCTCAATATCCCCGAAGCCTGCGCGCGCATGATCAACAACATTCCGCTTTCCGAGGTCAATTTCTTCGCGATCGTCATCGCCATCCAGGCGCAGGCCGGCGGCAACCTGTCGGAAGCGCTCGGCAACCTCGGCAAGGTGCTGCGCGAACGCAGGAAAATGAAGGCGAAGGTTCAGGCCCTTTCGATGGAGGCAAAGGCATCCGCCGCGATCATCGGCGCGCTGCCCTTCATCGTGGCGACGCTCGTCTACCTGACATCGCCGGATTACATGATGATCCTGTTCACCGATCCACGTGGACATCTGATCATGGGTGTTTCCGGCTTCTGGATGAGTGTCGGCATCTGGGTCATGCGCAACATGATCAACTTCGACATCTAA
- a CDS encoding type II secretion system F family protein codes for MSEGLIAILTDPNVIVAVLVSVAVLATFYSLAVPFLERGDLGKRMKTVATEREQIRARERARLNAEGSGKASLRTKNNSSVRQIVDRLNLRKALVDDKTVNRLKSAGYRSQNALNTFLVARFCLPFIFLAVGAFYIFGLGYLGAKPLPMRILAVVGSAYLGFYAPNIFISNAVTKRQHSIRRAWPDALDLLLICVESGISMELAMRRVADEIAAQSTALAEELVLTTAELSFLPDRRVALENLGTRTGLDEVKSVMQALIQADRYGTPIAQALRVLAQESRDQRMNEAEKKAAALPPKLTVPMILFFLPVLIAVILGPAGIQVSDKF; via the coding sequence ATGAGCGAAGGTTTGATCGCTATCCTGACTGACCCGAATGTGATCGTTGCCGTGCTGGTGTCGGTCGCGGTGCTCGCCACCTTCTACTCGCTGGCGGTTCCCTTCCTTGAGCGGGGCGATCTCGGCAAACGCATGAAGACGGTTGCAACCGAACGCGAGCAGATCCGTGCACGAGAGCGCGCCCGCCTCAATGCTGAAGGCAGTGGCAAGGCCTCGCTCAGGACCAAGAACAACAGCTCGGTGCGCCAGATCGTCGATCGCCTCAACCTGCGCAAGGCGCTGGTTGACGACAAGACCGTCAACCGGCTGAAATCGGCCGGTTACCGGTCACAGAATGCGCTGAACACCTTTCTGGTCGCGCGGTTCTGCCTGCCCTTCATCTTTCTCGCCGTTGGCGCCTTCTACATTTTTGGCCTCGGCTATCTCGGCGCCAAACCGTTGCCGATGCGCATTCTGGCGGTCGTTGGTTCGGCCTATCTCGGGTTCTACGCGCCAAACATCTTCATTTCCAACGCGGTCACAAAGCGCCAGCACTCCATTCGCCGCGCCTGGCCGGACGCGCTCGATCTTCTGCTGATCTGCGTGGAGTCCGGTATTTCGATGGAGCTTGCCATGCGGCGGGTGGCCGATGAAATCGCGGCGCAATCCACGGCGCTGGCCGAAGAGCTGGTGCTGACCACCGCCGAGCTTTCCTTCCTGCCGGACCGGCGCGTGGCGCTCGAAAATCTCGGCACACGCACCGGGCTTGATGAGGTGAAGTCAGTCATGCAGGCCCTGATCCAGGCGGACCGTTACGGCACGCCGATTGCGCAGGCGCTGCGTGTTCTGGCGCAGGAAAGCCGCGACCAGCGCATGAACGAGGCCGAGAAAAAAGCGGCTGCTCTGCCGCCGAAGCTGACCGTGCCGATGATCCTGTTCTTTCTGCCGGTTCTTATCGCCGTCATTCTGGGACCGGCCGGCATCCAGGTTTCCGACAAATTCTGA
- a CDS encoding tetratricopeptide repeat protein: MARHFISSRMVSGISVVMMAAALAGCAGQKKELTTGSISSSQSVSSSMTASQLAQAADSIGKAYERNPKDRNTGLNYANALRMTGRNEQALAVMQQVAIAFPNDRDVLAAYGKAQAAAGQLEQALNTITRAQTPDRPDWKLKSAEGAILDQLGRSTEARQRYRDALDIQPNEPSILSNLGMSYVLGKDLKTAETYLRSAASQPGADSSVRQNLALAVGLQGRFQEAEEIARRELAPDQAEANVAYLRSMLSQQNAWQKLAKNDKAAGDNGTN; this comes from the coding sequence ATGGCCAGGCATTTTATTTCTTCCCGGATGGTCTCCGGTATTTCCGTCGTGATGATGGCGGCAGCCCTTGCAGGCTGCGCGGGCCAGAAGAAGGAACTCACGACCGGTTCCATCTCCTCGTCTCAGAGCGTGTCGTCGTCCATGACGGCCTCTCAGCTTGCCCAGGCCGCCGACAGCATCGGCAAGGCCTATGAGCGCAATCCCAAGGACCGGAATACCGGGCTCAACTACGCCAACGCGCTGCGCATGACAGGGCGTAACGAACAGGCGCTTGCGGTCATGCAGCAGGTCGCCATCGCCTTTCCCAACGACCGCGACGTGCTGGCGGCCTACGGCAAGGCGCAGGCAGCGGCGGGCCAGCTGGAACAGGCGCTGAACACCATTACCCGCGCCCAGACCCCCGACCGTCCGGACTGGAAGCTGAAATCGGCTGAAGGCGCGATCCTCGATCAACTCGGCCGGTCCACCGAGGCGCGCCAGAGATACCGCGATGCCCTGGACATTCAACCGAACGAACCATCCATCCTCTCCAATCTCGGCATGTCCTACGTGCTCGGCAAGGACCTGAAGACGGCCGAGACCTATCTGCGCTCCGCCGCAAGCCAGCCTGGCGCCGACAGCAGCGTGCGCCAGAACCTCGCGCTCGCAGTCGGTCTGCAGGGCCGCTTCCAGGAAGCCGAGGAAATCGCGCGCCGCGAACTGGCCCCTGATCAGGCGGAAGCCAATGTTGCCTATCTTCGCTCGATGCTCTCGCAACAGAATGCCTGGCAAAAGCTCGCCAAGAATGACAAGGCGGCGGGCGACAACGGGACGAATTGA
- a CDS encoding leucyl aminopeptidase family protein — protein sequence MAPFQFIDRASPFNTSGGKTLPIFAVTPAHVELGAIDPIALDWARKAGFKAESGAVLLIPSEDGHLGGALFGLGANPSEAPFLTGKLARALPAGKWHIEIAPLTANRLALGYGLGSYRFDRYKSSASGAPTLMIPADADAVDIKRQLAGVFLARDLINTPTNDMGPDALEKAFRALADHYKATVKTVVGDDLLAKNFPLIHTVGRASAEAPRLLELRWGKKGHRKITLVGKGVCFDTGGLDIKPSSSMLLMKKDMGGAANVMGLALMIMDAKLKVDLRVLVPVVENSISANAFRPGDIYRSRKGLTVQIDNTDAEGRLILADALALADEEDTDLIIDMATLTGAARVALGPDLPPFYTDDENLAHDLAEASLTVDDPLWRMPLYKGYEKDINARIADLTNAPSGGMAGSITAALFLKRFVTNAKSWAHFDIFGWAPVERPHSPLGGEAQAIRALYHLIAAGKK from the coding sequence ATGGCTCCCTTCCAGTTCATCGACCGCGCGTCTCCCTTCAACACCAGCGGTGGCAAGACCCTGCCGATCTTCGCCGTGACGCCCGCCCATGTGGAGCTCGGCGCCATCGACCCGATCGCGCTCGACTGGGCGCGCAAGGCGGGTTTCAAGGCCGAATCCGGTGCCGTGCTGCTGATCCCGTCGGAAGACGGCCATCTCGGTGGCGCCTTGTTCGGTCTCGGCGCCAATCCGTCGGAAGCCCCGTTCCTCACCGGCAAGCTGGCGCGTGCGCTTCCGGCAGGAAAGTGGCACATCGAAATCGCACCGCTGACGGCAAATCGCCTCGCGCTCGGTTATGGCCTCGGCTCCTACCGTTTCGATCGCTACAAGTCGTCGGCGTCCGGGGCGCCGACATTGATGATCCCGGCAGACGCCGACGCCGTCGACATCAAGCGGCAGCTCGCCGGTGTCTTCCTTGCCCGCGACCTCATCAACACCCCGACCAACGACATGGGGCCGGATGCGCTGGAAAAGGCTTTTCGCGCACTCGCCGACCACTACAAGGCGACAGTCAAGACCGTCGTCGGCGATGATTTGCTGGCTAAGAACTTTCCGCTCATCCATACCGTTGGCCGCGCCAGCGCCGAAGCCCCCCGGCTTCTGGAGCTGCGCTGGGGCAAGAAGGGTCATCGCAAGATCACGCTGGTTGGCAAGGGTGTGTGCTTCGACACCGGCGGCCTCGATATCAAGCCGTCCTCCTCGATGCTGCTGATGAAGAAGGATATGGGCGGTGCCGCCAATGTCATGGGCCTTGCGCTGATGATCATGGACGCCAAGCTGAAGGTCGATCTGCGGGTACTGGTGCCGGTGGTCGAAAACTCGATTTCCGCGAATGCCTTCCGCCCGGGCGACATCTACCGCAGCCGCAAGGGGCTGACGGTTCAGATCGACAACACGGATGCGGAAGGCCGATTGATTCTCGCCGATGCGCTGGCTCTGGCGGATGAGGAAGATACCGATCTGATCATAGACATGGCGACATTGACGGGTGCAGCCCGCGTCGCGCTCGGCCCCGACCTGCCGCCCTTCTATACGGATGACGAAAACCTCGCCCATGATCTGGCGGAAGCAAGCCTGACGGTGGATGACCCGCTGTGGCGCATGCCGCTCTACAAGGGCTATGAAAAGGATATCAACGCCCGCATCGCCGATCTGACCAATGCCCCCTCAGGCGGTATGGCCGGCTCCATCACCGCCGCGCTGTTCCTGAAGCGCTTCGTGACCAATGCGAAAAGCTGGGCGCATTTCGATATCTTCGGCTGGGCACCGGTCGAGCGGCCACATTCGCCGCTGGGCGGTGAGGCACAAGCGATCCGCGCGCTCTATCACCTGATTGCAGCGGGCAAGAAGTAG
- the dnaA gene encoding chromosomal replication initiator protein DnaA, producing MVLEGGNMLSNSVTTASVFENGENTFQIAGQRSDAAGEKSDMRHNALFERVSARLKAQVGPDVYASWFGRLKLHSVSKSVVRLSVPTTFLKSWINNRYLDLITSLFQQEDAEILKIEILVRTATRGARPSLSDEAAQSPQVEVASPSQNRRSTPQSIAQHATAAIGGVQKTAPSNSGPLFGSPLDQRYTFDSFVEGSSNRVALAAAKTIAEAGAGAVRFNPLFIHSSVGLGKTHLLQAVANAAIQSPRNSRVVYLTAEYFMWRFATAIRDNDALSLKEALRNIDLLVIDDMQFLQGKSIQHEFCHLLNMLLDSAKQVVVAADRAPWELESLDPRVRSRLQGGVAIEMDGPDYEMRLEILKQRLETARREDASLDIPADILSHVARNITASGRELEGAFNQLLFRRSFEPQLSIERVDELLGHLVNAGEPRRVRIEDIQRVVAKHYNVSRQELVSNRRTRVIVKPRQIAMYLAKTLTPRSFPEIGRRFGGRDHTTVLHAVRKIEDLISGDTKLSHEIELLKRLINE from the coding sequence ATGGTATTGGAAGGCGGCAATATGCTTAGTAATTCGGTGACGACGGCAAGTGTGTTCGAAAACGGGGAGAATACATTTCAGATCGCAGGCCAGCGGTCTGATGCGGCGGGAGAGAAAAGCGACATGAGGCACAACGCACTTTTTGAGCGGGTCAGTGCGCGCTTGAAAGCCCAGGTCGGTCCTGACGTCTATGCCAGCTGGTTCGGCCGCCTGAAGCTGCATTCGGTCTCCAAGAGCGTGGTACGTCTCTCGGTGCCCACGACCTTTCTGAAGTCGTGGATCAACAACCGTTATCTCGACCTCATCACCAGCCTTTTCCAGCAGGAAGATGCCGAGATACTCAAGATCGAGATTCTGGTCCGCACCGCAACCCGCGGCGCGCGCCCGAGCCTGTCGGATGAAGCTGCCCAGAGCCCGCAGGTAGAGGTCGCCTCCCCCAGCCAGAACCGCCGCAGCACGCCGCAGAGCATCGCGCAGCATGCGACCGCCGCTATTGGTGGCGTCCAGAAAACCGCGCCGTCCAATTCCGGCCCGCTCTTCGGCTCCCCGCTCGATCAGCGTTACACGTTCGACAGCTTCGTCGAGGGATCGTCCAACCGGGTGGCGCTTGCCGCGGCCAAGACGATTGCGGAAGCCGGCGCCGGCGCGGTGCGCTTCAACCCGCTGTTCATTCATTCCTCCGTTGGCCTCGGCAAGACGCACCTTCTGCAGGCAGTCGCCAATGCCGCGATCCAGAGTCCGCGCAACTCGCGCGTCGTCTACCTGACGGCTGAGTATTTCATGTGGCGCTTTGCCACTGCCATCCGCGACAATGATGCGCTGTCGCTGAAGGAAGCCCTGCGCAATATCGACCTGCTGGTCATCGACGACATGCAGTTCCTGCAGGGCAAATCGATCCAGCACGAATTCTGCCATCTGCTCAACATGCTGCTCGACAGCGCCAAGCAGGTTGTCGTTGCCGCCGACCGCGCGCCGTGGGAGCTGGAATCGCTCGATCCGCGCGTGCGCTCGCGTCTTCAGGGCGGCGTCGCCATCGAAATGGACGGCCCGGACTATGAAATGCGTCTCGAAATCCTGAAGCAACGGCTCGAAACCGCCCGCCGGGAAGATGCATCGCTCGATATCCCGGCCGATATCCTGAGCCATGTCGCCCGCAACATCACGGCCAGCGGCCGCGAGCTGGAAGGCGCTTTCAACCAGCTGCTTTTCCGCCGCAGCTTCGAGCCGCAGCTGTCGATCGAACGGGTCGACGAATTGCTGGGGCATCTTGTCAATGCCGGCGAGCCGCGCCGGGTGCGCATTGAGGACATCCAGCGTGTCGTCGCCAAGCACTATAACGTGTCACGCCAGGAACTCGTCTCCAACCGGCGCACCCGCGTCATCGTCAAACCGCGCCAGATCGCCATGTATCTGGCGAAAACCCTGACGCCCCGCTCCTTCCCGGAGATCGGCCGCCGCTTCGGCGGGCGCGACCATACGACCGTACTGCATGCGGTGCGCAAGATCGAAGACCTGATTTCCGGCGATACCAAGCTCAGCCACGAGATCGAGCTTCTGAAGCGGCTGATCAACGAGTAA
- the rpsT gene encoding 30S ribosomal protein S20 → MANTTSAKKATRKIAARTEVNKSRRSRVRGFIRKVEEAIASGDQALAQAALKAAQPELMRAATKGVLHANTASRKVSRLASRVKALSA, encoded by the coding sequence ATGGCCAATACAACTTCGGCGAAAAAAGCGACCCGCAAGATCGCCGCCCGTACGGAAGTCAACAAGTCCCGCCGTTCGCGCGTTCGCGGTTTCATCCGCAAGGTCGAAGAAGCCATCGCATCCGGCGATCAGGCTCTCGCCCAAGCCGCCCTGAAGGCAGCCCAGCCGGAACTGATGCGCGCCGCCACCAAGGGCGTGCTGCATGCCAACACGGCATCGCGCAAGGTCTCGCGCCTTGCAAGCCGCGTTAAGGCCCTTTCGGCTTAA
- the mutM gene encoding bifunctional DNA-formamidopyrimidine glycosylase/DNA-(apurinic or apyrimidinic site) lyase: MPELPEVETVKRGLAPTMEGALIERAELRRADLRFPFPNGFAASLEGKFIQSLSRRAKYLLIELETGDVIVAHLGMSGSFRIEAGDGAETPGTFHHERSKNEKHDHVIFHLLTANGPARVIYNDPRRFGFMDIVSRDTLSAHAFFKSLGEEPTGNVLDAAYLAARFKGKAQPLKAALLDQRNIAGLGNIYVCEALWRSHLSPMKPAGSVVGANGKPTKALTTLTEAIRAVIADAIAAGGSSLRDHIQTDGTLGYFQHSFSVYDQEGKACRTPGCDGTITRIVQAGRSTFYCPSCQK; the protein is encoded by the coding sequence ATGCCGGAACTTCCGGAAGTCGAGACGGTCAAGCGCGGCCTGGCGCCGACCATGGAAGGCGCGCTGATCGAACGGGCAGAACTGCGGCGCGCGGACCTGCGCTTTCCCTTTCCCAACGGCTTTGCGGCAAGCCTCGAGGGCAAGTTCATCCAGTCGCTGTCGCGGCGGGCGAAATACCTGCTGATCGAGCTCGAAACCGGCGACGTCATCGTTGCCCATCTCGGCATGTCCGGTTCGTTTCGCATCGAAGCTGGAGATGGTGCGGAAACGCCGGGCACGTTTCATCACGAGCGCAGCAAGAACGAGAAGCACGACCACGTCATCTTCCATCTTCTGACGGCAAACGGCCCGGCCCGTGTCATCTACAACGATCCACGCCGCTTCGGCTTCATGGATATCGTTTCGCGCGATACGCTATCGGCGCACGCATTCTTCAAGAGCCTCGGCGAGGAGCCGACCGGCAACGTGCTGGACGCCGCCTATCTCGCTGCCCGTTTCAAGGGCAAGGCCCAGCCGCTGAAAGCCGCCCTGCTCGACCAGCGCAATATTGCCGGCCTCGGCAACATCTATGTCTGCGAGGCATTGTGGCGTTCCCATCTCTCGCCGATGAAACCTGCAGGTTCGGTGGTCGGTGCAAACGGCAAACCGACGAAGGCACTGACGACGTTGACAGAGGCCATCCGTGCGGTCATCGCCGATGCGATCGCCGCCGGCGGCTCGTCGCTGCGCGATCATATCCAGACGGACGGCACGCTCGGTTATTTTCAGCATTCCTTTTCGGTGTATGACCAGGAAGGCAAAGCTTGCCGCACGCCCGGCTGCGACGGGACTATCACACGCATCGTGCAGGCGGGGCGATCGACCTTTTATTGCCCATCCTGCCAGAAATGA